CATTATCGATTGCAgctttcaaaaaattttgaactCAGCACTTGTACTTATTTTCACAAAGCTTCTCTCTAATGGCAATTATTGCGTATTTTTCGCCAAATCTTAATTAGGTCAAATAAACTGTTTAagctataaaaaataaaaaaacacgcattaaaaatttgtatcaAATATCAGATACATTTGCACTAGAATCAGATCAAAAGGCTCAAGATGAACTTGTTCTCGTGGTCATTTTTAAAGGAGTGAACAAGTTCACTTACTAATTGTAAGTGGCTTACCAATTAAAATACTGGCTTGTGCAGTTGCTCTAACGGTTTTTGATGCGGAACATTAAAACTTTCATATGCATtactataaaaatatttatatgtggtgaatcttttaaatttgaaaattatgttaaaattttatatctgTCAGTTCTAGCAATTATATACTGTACCCCAAAATACCCGTActcttaatttttaatatgaaTATAAAGTAATAAGCAAAGAATACTAAGTAAAGTGAAGAATGAATACATTGATGCAAATCAGTAACAGACTATAGATCTATAATCTTGAATAATAATATCATTTTTGACTTAAATAATATTGACATTTTTGACTAGTTAAACAGGGTTAAACTTATTCAAATCAGTTTGCATAATACGTTGTAGATCGACAATTTAGATTCTAGAATTTTAGGACTAAAGTAAAATAACCATTCGTTGACAATTAGAACAGCTCTAAATATATTCGAATCGGTTTGATGGCTTTGTAGACAATGGCATATAAACACAATTATGATTTTGATTATTTCAAGTTCAAAATGTTGGAGttgaaaaattcttaaaattggTTCAgactatacatatgtaagccgTTAGACAAACTAGTCCAGCCTAACCAACGAGCCCCGATTGTCAGCATCTTTAACATACCGATGCATCTTTAACTACTGATGGCATGTACATACGCTTAAATATAAGTGTTGGGGGATCAAAACCCCCAACATGCTGACACACTGTGCTggtgaaatttttaaaaaaccgGTTCAAATACATAAATGGGATATTGGCTGCCACTGCCATTACCACTGATGCTATTGCGGCTAttgcggctgctgctgttggcaaGAAAAAGTGCGACTGGTTCAGAAGTGTTCCAAGTGGAAACTTAGTAACATCCACAACATTCACGACGACGCCACAAAAAaagcagaagaaaaaaaaaacagaaaaaaagagagagaagaaagTGATCAGTCTGCGATGATTAGATTGGAATGattaactttttatttttcggcCATTCGGCTAGCTAGCCAGAGCTAGTCTGTCTGTTGCGGTCGAATCGATTAGCGGTTGTTTTTTGAATAACGAGCCAGGCAAATTGCATTTACTTTTTGTGATCATAGGAGAGGAGACGCCGCCAGAAGCCACTTTTTGGGCTCCACATCTTCACATCGCAAGTAGCGGCATTTTCTTTAGAGACAATTTGGTTTAtaaataatgataaaaaagaaaaagagagatcAACCGCACTGAACACAACCGGTTCGAAACAAAAGAAGCTTAGCCGAAAGTTGTATGCATGTAGATTTGaaagaaatacaaagtttttttattttttatttttttttttgttgtatattgGTTTATAATCACGAAGAAGTTTGGCAGAACGGCCGACTGTTAAATCGCTTAAGACAGCCGTGGAATTCAGACACGCGTgctgcaacaaaaaaataaagaaaaaaaatataattttcacGCAATAAATTCGAATTAGAAAAATCCcgaaaaaatgttgaaaagtgccatttttttaaatgttatgTTCCTAGTTGGTTATGTGCACTGTGAGTATGAAGATATCGATACGAAACGTGTGCCACGGCTAATGCAACTTTTGGGTGAGCCAAAGGTTCAATTTGGCCAGCATAAAACGAGAATCGGACCGAATCCTGTCCATCTGCCGCCTGGTCTACGCGCTCGTAATGACAATTTGCCTCCGCCACATTTAATTGCCCACAAGGAATACGGTCATGAGGCAGCTTTGAGACCTCCACCACCCCCTCAAGGAGTAGGAGTGGGACCAGGAGCAGGAGCTGGACCACATATTATGCGACGAGAGTTTAATACAGCACCGCAACAGCATCAAGCAAATGGTTATCATTATGATTTTAGTAAGCTAACAAGATTTGCCCATGCCAAGGATACTCCAGTACTGGATGTGGCCAAAAATCAATTCTTCCGACCCGAAAGtaatcaacatcaacatcagcagcatAATAATGTCTATAAATATCCATCTGAGCAGTATCTACAGAATTTCAAGGCATCGCCCCAATTCAATGGCAATGTTATACATAAGGATCAACAGTTTCCAATTGGAGGTCCAGGAGGTCCACAATATGCCCCAATCCAACAGCATGCAATTCCTGTGCAGGCCTCACAATATACACAACTTCCTAAGTTCTATGGTGAGGGCAATAGCTTCAGTATAATTCCATCCAAGCAGACACAAAAGGGATTAGATAATTTAGGCTATTCGGTTCATGAATCGGAATCTGATAATGCATCAAAAGAAAATGGTCTGGGGCAGACGAAAAACtatcatcaacagcagcagcaacaacaacaacaacaacatccaccacaacaacaacaaccacaacatcatcatcatcatcaaatacCAACAAATACAGTTCCAGTCTCCAAAGAGGCTCAGGACTATTTACATTTCATGAGTACAAATGAATATTTCCTACCGAAACATGAACccaattataaacaattggacGCTGAGCAAAATCAGCAAAAGTTatttcaacaacaaaaacaaaccatcaCCCACAGCGTGGAGCACTATAAACAATTGGAGGCTGAGCAGACACAACAAAAATTCTatcaacaacagaaacaacaaactCTTCATGGTCTGGAACAACAAAGGCCAACTTATCATTTCCCAGGCACTGCCACCAATCTAAGACTTCAATTGGACAATAGTGTCTCATCGACATATAATAAACCGATTCAAGTTCAAGATCTATTCTATCAGCAAGATCCGAATCCATCATCAAATGCTGCCGTAGTTCGTGGCAGCTATCAGACAGGTCAGGATGTATTTGTGGTAAAATCAGATGGCAATAAGGCTGTCAAGCATGTGGTTTCCACACCATTGGCCAGCAAACCGTCAACACaaacagcggcagcagcagttACAGCTGCCTCCTACAATCAAGATCGTCGCAATAGATATCAAACAAATACACCAGAGCCTTTGAGATTTGAATTTACCGAAAAGGATGCCATTAGCGGTGGTGGTGCATCAACAAGCTATACTCATTCGCCACAAGGACAAAAATTCTATTATGAAACATCGACCATAACATCAACCGCACGTCCAACAACATTAAGTGATGCGAACATTGCAGAGGTAGCCAAGCCCATTCAGGAATACACCGATGAGGCTGATGCCGAGGATAGTGCCGATATAAGTCAGGTATTATCTATTATTATCTAttgaattattatttgttattactttCTACTTACATTTCTGCAGCGGCCCAATGAGgatacatcatcatcatcgaatGGCAATGCGAAGGACACTGAAAGCTATTGTGAGAAAATCTGCGCCAATGTCTATGATGAGAATGATGAAATAGTCTGTGGCTCGGATGGTTATATGTATACTGGAGAACCTCAACTTGAGTGCTATTCATCATGCTTAAACATAAGTGAGTAAAATCTACATACTACATAGTCAATTGATCGTAGAAAACAGAAATCTGAACCATTTCCTTTTGTTTCAGGTGTGACAATCAAGAGCAAGGGCTCATGTGTATAAGTGCTACACAAGTTGAAAGAAAACAATCCTGTTAagaagatatacatatattcatatatatatatatatgtcctTATGCTTTAAACTAGACTTACTACTCTCTAagttataaattataaatgtgTTATTTGCAAAGATTTGACTGGGATTTGAAAAAGAATTGCAAAAGGTTTAATTATTAATCTAATTCTGCAagcatataaaatttaatttgggTTTCTTTTTAGCACAACCTTCTGAACAAAATAgctaatatttttttatttttgctatagtatttatataaatttaagaattatttattatgCAAGCAAACtgtttgaatatatttattatttatttatttatttatttatttatgatttataGCTAAATGCAACTAGCCAAATAAAATGGCACAGGTAATGGTGAGCAAATAATCCTTTTGATAAATCGATGTACATATGAATCATATTCAATATGTGTTACGAtggaaattatatttaaattaatatgaATTATCACTGGGgcatacgtttttttttttttaaatgtgttgttttttgaaaactgaataaaaaaaatatataaagatttgtataaatattaaatgaataGCATTTTATTATTCCCAATACTCAAGggtttacacacacacacacacacacacacacacatacgcacattttgcatatagtacatACAATAgaccatttttatttatgattatttttactaattgttttttttttttgggttttttttttgctgataatcatctttatttttaattacacTATTTATCCAACAATATGGCTCAAATTATCCATTATAGTAGTGACATATAAATCATATATAATGTCGAGTGTATAGTGCCGAGTcttttgtataaatatatttcaaatttttcaccTATGGTGGCACAATTTGTATATCCAAAAGGTTCAATTTGATAGATGTCATTAACGCACAGAGGAAATCAtctttcaatttttgaaattgcaaaacacttttgaatattttgcaACCTTATCGCGCCATTagaaagtttaatttatgcatttaaaaaaagtatttCATTGCTTTTACCAATTATGACAGAAGCTATATCTTCTAAATTGGTATGTATCTTTGATTTGAATAGGAAAAGAAGAGGGGCTAAAtcgaatatattttttgaaagaaaattaataaataagtAGTCGTCGTTGATGTTATTTTTCTTCTGTGcgttaaaaacatttttgtagAAATTATAATATCCTAATGCCAGGATTGAAAGCTCTATTTATTCGGTTAATGCAATGCGTCCAAATTAGAAAATTTGCCAACAATTCTAatcaatagttttttttttttttgtttttttttttacacaaaaGTTCAATAAtaagttatttatttagtaACTACGCATTTTGCATGAATCACTTCAATTAAATAATGAATATTAATACATTAGAAGCATTATGCATTGTTATATTATTACattattgaaatgttttttttatttacactTTAAGACTAACAAAATGTACAATTTTCTTatgtaaaattcaaaaatgtttttttttctgttttttttttatgttttttgatttgatttgattttaaacaaatcaaaGAAAGCCCATATATATTCAAGGAAAAAgaataaattaatgaaaacaaaagcaaaacaaaaaaaaaataataatatatatattcatatttatatatatatatatataggataGGAAGGGGGGCATTGGGGAAACAAACCATGGCAAATCATATAGAACCGTGTGACTAATATTTACAGGCACTCCCCTAACACTCGACAACTTATCTTAAGAACTAACTCTCCAGGTTCGAACCCACAAAACAACTCAGGCCAATTATATTGCCGACGCGAACACTTGCTTTTTAAATGTCTATTATTAATATGGGTTGTCAAGATTATGAGGATCGAATGTTAGAACAGAGCTATGTATTTGCAGAGCTTGTGGATGTTGGATTTGATGaaggtggtgctgctgctactgGTGCTGTCAAAGTAGTCGGAAGCTGGGCAGCAGTAGGATAATATGCGGTAGGCGCTGGAACGTTTGTGCTTATTGCTGCAAAAGGTAAGAAGTTAATTTTTAGCTAAATTCACACAGCGGTACAGTGTGAGTGAATGGAAGTCTTACATTGGCGTAGagctttttgaaacttttcgTATTCAACGTAGTGTTTCAAGCGCAGTTCATCCTCTTCAATGAGCTGTCTTTGCCGCAAAAGAAGCAGACGCTGATGTTGATTTGTACCCAAGCGAGTATTGCACAATTGATTTACCAACGAGTCTAGATTATGTTTTATATCCTGTGAGTAGTGACAAATGACAAAAGTTAGCATCAACACAATGTTGTCAATGGGAAGTGCCCTTTTTACTTACAGATTGGATATCGCTGGGTAGCAAGTGCGGATGTGTAGCTGCCAAAGATACAGGTTCCTCTGCAACTGCAATTAATATTCATTAGTGACGTAGTGGCGTCATCATATTAGTTTAGTTTACCTTCATTGCCGCCTGCATTGAAAAGCGGTTGGAGGACATGCTGCATTtgttgtggctgctgctgttgctgctgtgcaCCAATCAATGGCGCCTGTTGCAATAGCTGGGTCGGTACAGCGCTCTGGAA
The DNA window shown above is from Drosophila willistoni isolate 14030-0811.24 chromosome XR unlocalized genomic scaffold, UCI_dwil_1.1 Seg41, whole genome shotgun sequence and carries:
- the LOC6642982 gene encoding PAX-interacting protein 1, encoding MFLVGYVHCEYEDIDTKRVPRLMQLLGEPKVQFGQHKTRIGPNPVHLPPGLRARNDNLPPPHLIAHKEYGHEAALRPPPPPQGVGVGPGAGAGPHIMRREFNTAPQQHQANGYHYDFSKLTRFAHAKDTPVLDVAKNQFFRPESNQHQHQQHNNVYKYPSEQYLQNFKASPQFNGNVIHKDQQFPIGGPGGPQYAPIQQHAIPVQASQYTQLPKFYGEGNSFSIIPSKQTQKGLDNLGYSVHESESDNASKENGLGQTKNYHQQQQQQQQQQHPPQQQQPQHHHHHQIPTNTVPVSKEAQDYLHFMSTNEYFLPKHEPNYKQLDAEQNQQKLFQQQKQTITHSVEHYKQLEAEQTQQKFYQQQKQQTLHGLEQQRPTYHFPGTATNLRLQLDNSVSSTYNKPIQVQDLFYQQDPNPSSNAAVVRGSYQTGQDVFVVKSDGNKAVKHVVSTPLASKPSTQTAAAAVTAASYNQDRRNRYQTNTPEPLRFEFTEKDAISGGGASTSYTHSPQGQKFYYETSTITSTARPTTLSDANIAEVAKPIQEYTDEADAEDSADISQRPNEDTSSSSNGNAKDTESYCEKICANVYDENDEIVCGSDGYMYTGEPQLECYSSCLNISVTIKSKGSCV